The sequence ggcagcatgagtgaaggaggctttgttgcgaaatagaaagccaactctagatttgattttagattggagatgtttgatatgagtctggaaggagagtttacagtctagccagacacctaggtacttagatgtccacatattctaggtcggaaccatccagggtggtgatgctagtcgggcatgcgggtgcaggcagcgaacggttaaaaagcatgcatttggttttactagcgtttaagagcagttggaggccacggaaggagtgttgtatggcattgaagctcgtttggaggttagatagcacagtctCCAGGGAAGGGCTATCATGTTAGACCAATGATGACGAGGCCTTAAAACTGCACTATAAAGTTCCACATAACCTATCTTAAGATGTGGCTAGGCCTACATATGGAGTAGAGAAGAACATTTGATTTAATTAAGTAGGCTATTTCACGTGCATTTTCTGTTGTATGGAgtcaagagacacagaaagacagagagagagcgagtatcCTGCATCAACAAACACAGAAATATCAATCCAGCCACCATCCATTCCTGTGACATCTATTGTAACTCAGCCGCTCTGTAGCTGGCAGAAGGCCTAGGAAAGCTGGCTGACGTTTCCAAGGCCTAGTCCAACTCTTCTATTCAATTTACAGCTCCTATCTAGGAGCTCTTGTTGACTTGACATTCAATCTAATAGCTATCTATCATTCTTCCCCAATTGTTAGCCTATTTGCTATCCAGAAGACTCTGCTCTAGGGTAACCTGTGTTGTTGGCCAGAGGATCTCTCTCCCTGTGAGGAGTCGTCTGCTGCTGTTGCTGGGTTGGTGACCATGTCAGCCTCCGCTCTCATCCACCTGGCCCGGTCGGGGGGGACTCAGGCCATGCGACAGAGGGGTTTCCTCCAGACAGCCCTAGTGAGTGTCCTACCCCTGCAGGATGACCTCCCCCTCCAACGGCCTCTCCACCTGGGCCTGCTGCGGGCCAGCAACACGCGCTTCGACCCGGACAGCAGCGGCAAGCCCACCACCTGGGACTCGTTCGGCATCTGGGACAACCGCATAGATGAGCCCATCAACCTGTCGCCCTCCATCAAGTACGGCAAGCCCATCCCCAAGGTCAGCCTGTCCAAGGTGGGCTGCGCCTCGCTCATCGGCCACCGGCGGGAGAATGAGGACCGCTTCCAGGTCTCCCAGATGACAGACAATATCCTCTACTTTGCCGTGTTCGACGGCCACGGAGGGCCTGAGGCAGCAGACTTCTGTGACAAGTACATGGAGAAGTACATTAAGTAAGTGGCTGGGTTGTATTATCTGTGTTTAGTCAGGGCATTGGCCTGCAGGATCAGTTTATGGCCTAATGTGTATTGAATGGACTGGAGAAAAAAATGCACTTCAATTGAGTTTTTATCCTTTTTATACTTGCAAAATCTCTTGAGGTCAGGCTGAGACCATTGAGATGGCAGGAAatgaatctgattgattgattgttttggTGTTATTACAGGGATCTTGTAGCAGAGGAGGACAATCTGGAAGTTGTTCTTACTAAAGCATTCCTTGAACTGGACAAAGCCTTGGCAAGACACCTCCACTTCTTCCCTCATGGTAGGTTCTGTCTGTGATGTTACACGTCAGGGAATGTAGATAgactgtctctgtactgacaaTGTATGTAGACCGCACTGAGTTTTTATGTTAAACTTAACCTCGTTTTGAAGCTAAAGTCTTTAGATTAGCTTGTGTTGAAATATTAACGAATAGCCTAACTTATCAATGTGACTGCTCTGCCAAGAGCTATGATGACTTAACCGATCCTAAATGGAGCTAACGTGTATTTTCAGTCGCTGCCTCCAGTGCTGTGAAAGCTAAACATTAATACCCGGGGTCACCATTCTCAGACTGGAAAGGACAGGTTAGGACATGTATGTGGCAGACAAGCATTCTAAACAAACCCCTCCACTGGATGCCCTGCAGATAAGAATCAGGGTTGTCCTTTTGTAGTGCATGCACCCTTCCAAGATACTGGATCAAGTTTACCTTCAGTTCCTTTGGCAGCCATTTTCTTTTGTGAAGGTCACCTGGAGACCCAGATGTTAGCAATCATAGAATGTTGACCGTTTTCTCTGAGAAAGGCCAAGTTTAATTGCCAAGATGGTGACAGTCAATCAGTTTAGTTTGAGTGTGTGGCCAAAATGTCGGCCACAGACGGCGTGAAATGTCCCAatatgccctgtgtgtgtgtgtgtgcatgttatttACGACAGCAGCGGAGCCAGCTAAGAGCTGGAGGCACCAGGCACCTTTTTGGAAGGAGAAGGGGGGCTAGATAATGGAGAGTCCAGCGGGTCCTATCCTGGACTACTGGAAGgttcctcatctttctctctcctctctccttttctatttCTCTCACACAAGTTGATTTGAACAGCTGTATAAGGGTCATTGTAAAGTCAGAAACTGTAGGATGTTACCATGCAAATGGTTGCTAAGGACACCCAAGAGGGAACAAAACACAAATCACCATGAgtacaaaacatgacacatagaaACTTAGTCGTGAAATTTGAGGTGTTATACACTTAATTATTGAAAGAGGCATTAGCTAGAGCTCTCACCTATAGATTTGATCACCGTGATGATAGTCCTGATAAGCGCTATCTGTCACTGCTGCTTCCTGTATTCTGCCATGGGCCAGTAcactgtatataggactgtatatTAGTTCACTCATTGTAACTCTGACATTTTTGTATGACACCACTGGTCAGAGATCCAAAGTTCCACTGACTGTATTGTAGTTGCTCTCATTCTGTTTCTGTAACCCTAAAACAGTGTGACATgcatgtctgtctgactctgtctctcttcagCCATCCTTTTTTTTAGACTAGtaacctctccctccattctgtTCTCATGTTGTGCAGTATGACTCGTGAGTGTGTGTCACGTGCCACCTATGCTGTGAATGTGTGAGAATACATTTTGAGCATGTATCTGAATTATTCATTGTGTGTTTTGAGAAACAAGTTGACCATAATCAGCTCTCTGTGTTTcttgttagctgtgtgtgtctggccttacagttgtgtagagtgtgtgtagtcTTCAGATGTGTTTACCCCCCTGACTTGTTTCCCTCTACTtcctggtgttgtagtggtgAGTGCTGGCTCCACGGCCACGGTGGCCCTGCTGAGGGACggtatagagctggtggtgggCAGCGTGGGGGACAGCCGCGCCATGCTCTGCCGCAAGGCCAAGGCCCTCAAACTCACCTCGGACCACACCCCAGAGAGGAAGGACGAGAAGGAGAGGTACGGCAGATACCCAGGCTCGAGAAAGACTTGATCTGATATTCATTTGTTGGTAGCTGTAAGGTTGGGAGTCACAGGAGGCATGTTTTATCCATCACATTGGACACTAATAGAAATGTGTTAACTACTATGGATTAAGATTTTACTATATGTTTGAACTATTCTACATAAGTCATTTAAGAGCCCTCTCCCGTGCTTTAAAAccacttgtctgtctgtctctacctccagAATAAAGAAGAGCGGTGGCTGGGTGACCTGGAACAGTCTGGGGCAGCCCCATGTCAATGGCAGGTTAGCCATGACACGCGCCATCGGGGACTTTGACCTCAAGAGCACCGGGGTGATCGCTGAGCCAGAGACCAAGAGAATATCAGTGAGTGTCTGCTGTCACCACCTCAGAGAGATGATCTACTGTGCAGTATCAGAGTGTATACATCTCAAATTACAGTCTATTCCCtttgaagtgcactacttttgacctggaccTAGAGCTGGGAAGAAAAACCGACAATTATCGATACCGACCATTTCTGACATGTTACTGATATTGATAATAACGATAAGTAGCTGTTACTAGAggaatatgacatttgaaataaaATAACTCTGCTAATATGGGCTATTGCTAATGGGACAGTGATGGTCACAACATTGAAAGTAGTAGTTTTAAGGGTAATGTAAAAGAAAAGTAACTGGTGCACATTGTTATAAACTTATCATTCAATTTATTGTTATTGTGAAAATTCAGGGCATTCATATGGATTtttgtccatatcgcccagctctaCCAGAACCTAATTTAGTCCATTCATTTTGACCAGATCCACACAGGGCTGGACAAAAGTAGTCCACTGTATGAGGAATAGGTTGGAATTAGCCAATGTCTGTCACTCGGTTTGGGTCATTTTTGCCCCCGAGGTGTTTGGGTCATCCTGGCCCCCGAGGTGTTTGGGTCATTTTGGCCCCGAGGTGTTTGGGTCATCTTGGCCCCCGAGGTGTTTGGGTCATCTTGGCCCCCGAGGTGTTTGGGTCATCTTGGCCCCCGAGGTGTTTGGGTCATCTTGGCCCCCGAGGTGTTTGGGTCATCTTGGCCCCCGAGGTGTTTGGGTCATCTTGGCCCCCGAGGTGTTTGGGTCATCTTGGCCCCCGAGGTGTTTGGGTCATCTTGGCCCCCGAGGTGTTTGGGTCATCTTGGCCCCCGAGGTGTTTGGGTCATCTTGGCCCCCGAGGTGTTTGGGTCATCTTGGCCCCGAGGTGTTTGGGTCATCTTGGCCCCGAGGTGTTTGGGTCATCTTGGCCCCGAGGTGTTTGGGTCATCTTGGTCATCCCCCGAGGTGTTTGGGTCATCTTGGCCCCGAGGTGTTTGGGTCATCGAGGTGTTTGGTCATCCCCGAGGGTTTGTTTGGGTCATCTTGGCCCCGAGGTGTTTGGGTCATCTTGGCCCCCGAGGTGTTTGGGTCATCTTGGCCCCCGAGGTGTTTGGGTCATCTTGGCCCCCGAGGTGTTTGGGTCATCTTGTCAGGGTTGATCACGTCTTTAGCCTGCGGGTGCTCAGAACAGTGACATATTAAGCTCCGAAGGGCAAATGTGTTTCCTCTTTATCACTGGAGACTGTCTGGCTTAGTCTCCGGCTTGTGTCATGGTCTGTCTGTAGACGTCTGACAATAAGGTATTAACTTAATGTTTCTAGCTGCATCACGTCCACGACTCGTTCCTGGCGCTGACCACAGATGGCATTAACTTCATCATGAACAGCCAGGAGATCTGTGATGTCATCAACCAGTGCCACGACCCCAAAGAGGCCGCCCAGAGGATCTCAGAGCAGGTAGGGTGGTCACTTTGAGCCACCACAGCCCCTAGGGCAGCTTTTCCCAAAACTCAGTCCTccggaccccaaggggtgcacttTTTGTTTTTTGCCCACAGCTAATTGAAATGATCAAAACTTGATGattagttggttatttgaatcagctgtgtagtgccagGGCAGAAACCAAAACGTGCATGGCTTGGGGTCCCAAGGACTGAGTTTAGGAAACACTGACTTAGGGTGCAGGGGTAACATCTATCCCAAAGAGCAGCAGTGATTTTTGAAATTGTTGAAGCAGAGATATGTAATGTCTAGCAAATGAATGAGTTCAAAGGAACTCTATGGCACTGTATAATAATCTCAATGGATTGTCAAATAAATATGTCTCCTGGTTATTTAAAGAGACAGTTAAACATTGAGACAAATGTTCATTATTGGTGGCGGTGTCTCTTGTCTCCTAGGCGCTTCAGTATGGCTCAGAGGACAACAGCACCATTATCGTGGTTCCCTTCGGAGCCTGGGGGAAACAGAAGAACTCAGAGACCAGCTACTCCTTCAGCCGCAGCTTCGTGTCCAGCGGCCGCTGGGCCTAAACAGGTGGACCCGGGTAGTCATTAGTACGAAGTTACCCCTAGACACTAATCTAGTGTCAGTTTATGTTTCCCACCCCTACTGGTGAAGGTTAGGGCTGGGGGAGCGTAATCTGATCTGAGCTCTGTGGTTATGGATAACTTTGATCAAAGCAGACTTAAAGGGAAATGGGGAGGGAGATTCCTGTGGACCTTATCGATGTGCAATAGTCTCCACACAGCGCGGCCAGTTCAAGACATGCAGGGGAAAAGCACAGCTAACCAAGAACCGATGCCTTAGGAACAATGACATGCCATTTTACAGATAATAATCCCGTAGTTTTGAGCCTGTTCTACAGAAAGGCTTTTGACTCATTATGTGCACTTAACAAGGAACACGTCCTTTTCACTTCCTCTAAAATCGctgcctattccctatgtagtgcactacttttgaccgccaaacgtagtgccctacatagggaattaggtgccattttggacgcaaACAAGGTTGCAGTAGAAAGCCATCGACTTGGTGGGAGCTTGAAGCCTAAGAACTTACCTTATTCTTCATTGTGTGTAAGTGAGTTTGCATTGTGCCAAGTAAGGCAAACCAGACGTTAATTAACTTTGTCTGTGAACTTGGGGGAAAGTGCTTCTTACTTGCATGTCATGGAGAATGTTTTTGGTAGGAAGTTATTCTGAGAAATCAACAACGCACTTTTTTAATTTCCAGATGATGTTGAACTAATTTTTTTCAATGCGTCTAGTTCATCCACTGTACTTGTTAGTGGATATCACTGTGCTGTGGTGCTGCTTTATTTAGTTCTGAACAACAGTTTTAGTCTGTCGTCTCTTCGCGTGAAGCACTTGTCAGTATTGAGTTCAGGACAAACTTCTCAGAATGGGGATTTTGGGTACAGTAAGGCGCTGCTTATAGTACAGGGTTATCATTGACCAATATGTACAAATTCATATCCGTCTAATAGGAAAACGCTCACACGCACTGCAGTCAAGACGTGTTAAAGGACCACTATTTGAATCTCTGCGTTTCTATCATTTCAGCAtggtagaaggaaaagctgtgtgtAGATACTGTAATACACAGAAAGAGAGCCAGCCAAATGATGGCAAAAGCCCAAAGTCTTGTAATAGATGGGCACATGCAGTATGGAATGTAATGTGTTAGTTCTCCCTGTTCTACAATCATATTGGGCCCTCGGGAGCCACAGAATGCATTGATGCCCCAGTTGCACAAGCCTTAAAGATGCAGTCCTAGATCTTAAGCACTTagaaattcgtaacatattgtacaatgACTTTGTTCACAATTGTGTACAATCTTCAGTGACCCGTTTTGGCTCGTGATCACTTCTTTCAAAACTACTGGGTGAAATTATGCAAAGGCTTTGGAGCATCACTTTGAGGTAAAGCTATAGAGAATATCTATTGAGCTGTGTTCTAATGGTACTTAGTAGTTTAGTGTAAACACAGTTCATGGTCGTTTGGCTCGAAAATGACTTCAACCCATAGCATTCCAAAATATTATCTTTATTGACAACAAACAGGTCAAACAACTTACCCCGGGAGAGCCTTTGTTTATTTTGGTGATAGGGACTTGGAACAACAGGAAAAAGTGTAAAATGGTGTATATCTGATAACCATAGTCATTTAAGATGTTCTCAACTTGGGTACAGAAGTCATTTGTATTTTGTGAGTTTTGTACATAGTTATATTTATGTATATGTTTTGATTGCAGGAAAACCGTCAGTGAACTATTGTTAAGTGTTACAGTTcaaatatattacattttttagAAAGAAATCTAAAATTGCTCACTTACTATTTTATAGTTTGTCCCTTGTCCTCTAGTTGTTGAAATGAATTGGCTAAAATATCACTTGTATTGCACTTGTAATCAAATATGCTTTTTCATAGGGAACCTTTATATGCAACAATGAACAAAGGAGACAGCCTACCAACAAATATGTGAAATGTGAATGTCTGTATTAAAATGCCGTCAGTGACACAAATGAAAGAATTTGTAGAACAACTTGATGTAAAAATAGAGCACAAACAGGGATCCAAGCTAACCACAACTTGACTGTAATTCGCATGGATATCTCACTTATGGTGCTTCCAGGTTGTTATAAAtaatgtaacgctgtgttgaTGTGCATTAAAGCCACAGTTGTATTTTTTTGCTGTCTATCCAAGTCAGGAATACTTATGTCCATGTAACAGCTATACTGTTAAATATTACCGTTAATGTGATCATCTACAATCCATGAATGTACCTATCCACCATTTTAGGTTTTCCTCGTAgacagtttgtttgtttgtccgtTCTCTGACGATGTGAACATTTATTTATCCTCCGTTTGTAATGAGTATTAGTTTCCTCTGAGTTCTCATAACTAAAATCTTGCATACTAAGTATCTCACCAGCCTTCCTACATGTTTGTTGGTTTTTATTATGTCTGTATTTTACTTCAGATTGTTCATGTTGTATACTGTagtgcagggatcatcaactagattcagctgggGGCTGATTGTTATCGTGAGCGTATTGGTGGGGGGGTGGaatataattacaaataattcgtagtctgca comes from Oncorhynchus gorbuscha isolate QuinsamMale2020 ecotype Even-year linkage group LG24, OgorEven_v1.0, whole genome shotgun sequence and encodes:
- the ppm1kb gene encoding protein phosphatase 1K, mitochondrial; this translates as MSASALIHLARSGGTQAMRQRGFLQTALVSVLPLQDDLPLQRPLHLGLLRASNTRFDPDSSGKPTTWDSFGIWDNRIDEPINLSPSIKYGKPIPKVSLSKVGCASLIGHRRENEDRFQVSQMTDNILYFAVFDGHGGPEAADFCDKYMEKYIKDLVAEEDNLEVVLTKAFLELDKALARHLHFFPHVVSAGSTATVALLRDGIELVVGSVGDSRAMLCRKAKALKLTSDHTPERKDEKERIKKSGGWVTWNSLGQPHVNGRLAMTRAIGDFDLKSTGVIAEPETKRISLHHVHDSFLALTTDGINFIMNSQEICDVINQCHDPKEAAQRISEQALQYGSEDNSTIIVVPFGAWGKQKNSETSYSFSRSFVSSGRWA